A genomic segment from Halomonas sp. GD1P12 encodes:
- a CDS encoding cytochrome ubiquinol oxidase subunit I — translation MELDPLMLSRIQFAFVVCFHTIFPVFTIGLASYIALLHGLFFKTQNPAWDRLALFWTRVFAVVFAMGVVSGIVMSFQFGTNWSNFSLAASNFIGPVLSYEVVTAFFLEAAFLGILLFGRGKVPEGVHLFAATMVAVGTFISAFWILAANSWMHTPAGVELIDNRFHVTSWSAAIFNPSFPYRFAHMAVASFITGGFVVAGVSAWFLLRGRDVAANRRALSMCLWLLMVLTPAQAVIGDYHGLNTLEHQPTKVAAMEGHWETSGNVPLLLFAIPDQQAQENHFEVGIPNLASIILTHTLDGEIPGISEAPPAEQPPVALVFWSFRVMVGLGLVMIAVAFAGLLLRRRARVYENTLYLKVLVGMIATPFLAVLAGWIVTESGRAPWLVYGMMTHAEGLTPSLTGGMALFSLTGYVLVYAVVFYAGIYYLTRVVRNGMLPHDARAEVDPDADRPKRPLSAAHTPFDDDVEPVRS, via the coding sequence ATGGAACTCGACCCCTTGATGTTGTCGCGAATACAGTTCGCCTTCGTCGTCTGTTTTCACACGATCTTCCCCGTCTTCACCATAGGGCTTGCGTCCTACATCGCGCTGCTTCACGGACTCTTTTTCAAGACTCAGAACCCGGCCTGGGATCGGTTGGCGCTGTTCTGGACAAGAGTCTTCGCCGTGGTGTTCGCCATGGGCGTGGTGTCGGGCATCGTCATGTCCTTCCAGTTTGGCACCAACTGGAGCAACTTCTCGCTGGCGGCGTCCAACTTTATCGGCCCGGTGCTGAGCTACGAAGTCGTGACCGCCTTCTTTCTCGAAGCGGCCTTTCTCGGCATTCTGCTCTTTGGTCGCGGCAAGGTGCCGGAGGGCGTCCACCTGTTCGCGGCCACCATGGTTGCGGTGGGTACCTTCATTTCCGCGTTCTGGATTCTCGCTGCCAATAGCTGGATGCATACGCCGGCCGGCGTGGAGCTGATCGATAACCGCTTCCACGTGACGTCCTGGAGTGCGGCGATCTTCAACCCCTCCTTCCCGTACCGCTTCGCCCACATGGCGGTGGCCTCGTTCATCACCGGCGGGTTCGTGGTGGCCGGCGTTAGTGCCTGGTTCTTGCTGCGCGGCCGCGACGTGGCAGCAAATCGCCGGGCGCTTTCCATGTGTTTGTGGCTTTTGATGGTGCTCACGCCGGCTCAGGCGGTGATCGGTGATTATCACGGCCTCAATACGCTCGAGCATCAGCCGACCAAAGTAGCGGCGATGGAAGGGCACTGGGAAACCAGCGGCAACGTACCGCTATTGCTGTTCGCGATTCCGGATCAGCAGGCCCAGGAAAATCACTTCGAAGTGGGCATTCCCAACCTTGCCAGCATCATCTTGACCCACACCCTCGACGGCGAGATTCCCGGCATCAGCGAAGCCCCGCCCGCAGAGCAGCCGCCGGTCGCGCTGGTGTTCTGGTCGTTTCGCGTGATGGTGGGCCTTGGCCTTGTCATGATCGCCGTTGCCTTCGCCGGCCTGCTTCTGCGCCGCCGGGCCCGGGTCTATGAGAACACGCTGTATTTGAAAGTGCTGGTCGGCATGATCGCCACGCCGTTTCTGGCGGTGCTGGCCGGCTGGATTGTCACTGAATCCGGCCGCGCCCCTTGGCTTGTATACGGCATGATGACCCACGCCGAGGGCCTGACGCCTTCCTTGACCGGCGGCATGGCGCTGTTCTCGCTCACCGGTTACGTGCTGGTTTACGCCGTGGTGTTCTACGCCGGCATCTATTATCTCACCCGCGTGGTGCGCAACGGCATGCTGCCCCACGACGCCCGGGCAGAGGTCGACCCGGACGCCGACCGTCCCAAGCGCCCACTTTCCGCCGCGCATACCCCCTTTGACGACGACGTTGAGCCGGTCAGGAGCTAA
- the cydB gene encoding cytochrome d ubiquinol oxidase subunit II, whose protein sequence is MEMFDLSIIWAVIIGFGVIMYVLMDGFDLGIGILFPFAPDEDARDVMMNSVAPVWDGNETWLVLGGAGLLGAFPLVYSVFLPALYIGVFLLLAGLIFRGIAFEFRFKSRRNRRWWNRAFCWGSAVAAFAQGAVVGAYIQGFPVEDFVYTGGAFDWLTPFSVLTGLGLMAGYALLGATWLIMKSEGYIQAWAYRITPMLLAGVLIVFAIISLWTPFIDGLVWERWFGQLRFIWIFPTLALLCAFIVFRSVQHKREGVPFVATVGIYVFTYLGLIFSKWPVIVPPNYTLWDAASAPESQLFLLIGVLFVIPVVLTYTAWTYWVFRGKVRVGEGYH, encoded by the coding sequence ATGGAAATGTTCGATCTCTCTATCATATGGGCTGTGATCATCGGGTTTGGCGTCATCATGTATGTGTTGATGGACGGCTTCGACTTGGGGATAGGCATTCTCTTTCCCTTCGCCCCGGACGAGGATGCCCGGGACGTCATGATGAACTCTGTCGCCCCGGTGTGGGATGGCAACGAAACCTGGCTGGTGCTGGGCGGCGCGGGGCTTTTAGGCGCCTTTCCGCTGGTCTACTCGGTCTTTCTGCCCGCGCTCTACATTGGCGTGTTCCTGCTGCTGGCGGGGCTGATCTTCCGCGGTATCGCTTTTGAATTTCGCTTCAAGTCACGGCGCAACCGCCGCTGGTGGAACCGTGCGTTCTGCTGGGGCTCGGCGGTCGCGGCGTTCGCTCAGGGCGCGGTGGTCGGCGCCTATATTCAGGGCTTCCCCGTCGAGGACTTCGTCTACACCGGCGGCGCATTCGATTGGCTGACCCCGTTCTCCGTTCTTACCGGGCTTGGGCTGATGGCAGGCTATGCGCTTTTGGGTGCGACCTGGCTGATCATGAAATCCGAAGGCTATATCCAGGCGTGGGCCTACCGGATCACGCCGATGCTGCTGGCGGGCGTACTGATCGTATTCGCGATCATCAGCCTCTGGACACCGTTCATCGACGGGCTGGTGTGGGAGCGCTGGTTCGGCCAGCTGCGCTTTATCTGGATCTTCCCGACGCTGGCGCTGCTGTGCGCGTTCATCGTTTTTCGAAGCGTCCAGCACAAGCGTGAAGGCGTTCCGTTCGTGGCCACCGTAGGGATCTATGTGTTTACCTATCTTGGCCTGATTTTCAGCAAGTGGCCGGTGATCGTACCGCCGAACTACACGCTGTGGGACGCCGCCTCGGCGCCGGAATCACAGCTTTTCTTGCTGATCGGCGTGCTCTTCGTCATTCCAGTCGTGCTGACCTATACCGCCTGGACCTATTGGGTGTTCCGCGGCAAGGTTCGCGTTGGTGAGGGGTACCACTAA